The sequence TGACATATCGAAATCTCAGTACACGAGGCTGATTGATTATCACATTACACAATTTATGCACCGACCAATCAAAACATGGAATGGAAAATACGGTCAAGAAGAGATTATGGTTGCTACAACTATTACACCAAGAATAAACTTCAATCATAACAGATCTACTCTGCAGTTTGGTCCTGTCTCGTTTTACAAGCCCAATACCTGAAATTAACCCTCCGCGAGTGGACGACAACTAAATAATTCCAATCAAAGCCACAACTATTTAAGACGATATTAGCTCATCTCGATGCACAATATTAGCTCATTTCGATGTACCCAGTACCGGGAAGCTGAAAAAAAACACGACACAAACCAAACCACACCACACCACCACCCACAGACAGGGAGGCACCCCGTTGCCCAGACCCAAGCCCTGACAACTCCAGCACACCCAAGAAACTCATCCGCCGCGCGACCCTAGCACGTACGGTACAGGATCTCTCCGCAACCCCCAACCCCAGATGACCAAGATCCGGGACTTACTGGAGCGTGGGGACGATGCCAGAGGGGTGCTTGGACAGATCCACCGGCTGGCTGCCCTCGAGCCCCGGCTCCGCCATCCGAATCACGCACGCAACCTCGGGGGCTCCCGCGCAGCGAATCCGCGCCGAATCAGAGACCGAAATGGGCGGGAAGGAAAGCGCGGATCGCGGGTTCGAGGGGGAATTCGAAATTCGGGTCTTTTATAGAGATCGGAGAGGGGTTGGAGAGGAGGGTAAGCAAGGAGACGGGAGCTAGGGTTGTCTATCTCGCGAGGGGGAGAGCGCAGGCGGCGTGAGAGAATGCGGGGGAGGGGGGAGGTCGTCTGGTGGTGGGGGTAGATGCGTGCGGGAGTTGGGTTGTGTATCGGTGGACGGGACGGGGAGCAGGCGGTGATTGGGGATCGCTTGGATTTTATAGGGGAACAGGGTACACCGGCCGCAGCCGGTTACCCAGGGTATGGGTTGCCCACGCGCTCGTTTGGGATATGCAAACTGACCTGTGGGTCATAGCATGCGATGGGGCCCGGTGTCAGTGTATGGGTATGATGTGCGCTTGACGGGTTTCGATCCTAAGATCATCTGTGACCGTTTCCGGGCTCAGCAGCTGTTTGGTTTGTTACTATAATCTGAATTATATATAGATTATGAAATGTTGAACTAATAATCAGACTATTTGAATTATATTGTGATGGGTTTGTTCAAGGGAGAAATCTTAATGACCAAAAACATGTTTGAGTTAGATTAAAAACTGAAAGCAAAGCATATTGTGTCTTAATTATATAGTCCACATCATAATCTTGGTCTGTTTAGATCATAATTAAATTCTTTTAGCTAATTATTATAATCGCAGTGGATCAAACAGACCTGACTACTTGAACATTCGCGTTTCGTCACTGCTGCTCTGCACATTCGTGTTAACTGCAACATCTTGCATTATATAAAATGTTAGCTAAAATATCTTTCATAATAAAATGAAGAGATAGGCAATAAGACCAGTATGAAAAAAATGAACAGAAGTCTGAAACGAATTTTGTTTTTTTAAAGGACTAAATTGAATCCAAATAGAAGCAAACACAATATGCGATTAATAATCCTAAAATGAGCGTACATGTCTTACATCAACTTATGAAACTAGAATATCCTTCTCCCATTGCAATGAGCCAATGCCAAGTATATATAACATTTTACATATGCATCAAGCTTTTACACAACTCCTGGTCATCTTAATATCTGATCATTTAACGATCTGCGTCGAGTAGGCTATCAGAAGCCATAACCTTCGGTTGTTTTAGATGAAGCATGAATGTGCATCACCGGTTTACAGCTCTGTATACTTCACCTAATAACCGAACATTCTAAAAGAATGAACGTGTTGTGGCTCCTTGATGAGTCCATCATGTTTACCTTTTAGATTCCCTTAGGTTGAAGGCTAAACCTTGGAGACAGAAGGTATTCGCCTGAACTCAAGACAGCAAGGTTCTCTCCGTACTTCTTTACTTCAGCCACCATTTTGTTGTATGAGTATTTGCAAAAAATCATGATTTTGATTTAGCTTCCTGGCTCGTGCCTGCAACATCAACATGATCCTTCACAAATGTTCGAAGGCATCCGTTGATTACCCGAGGGGCACCACCATCACAAAATCGCTTTGCCAGATCTACTGCCTGAAAGGCAAGGGTCGAGAGCCGTTTATTCTACTAGTACTCAAAAATGGAAAGAGTAATAGCTATAACAAAACATGCAGGTGCGAGATTCGTAGAGTCAAAATATGGAGAAACTAATAAATATGGAGAAAATAAGCACCTCATTAATGACAACTTTGTGGGGTGTTCCTTTTGATGCCATCTCAGCCATAGCAATATGTAGAATGCAGAGCTCAAGAATCCTTGCCACAGGTTCATCCTGACCATGAAATTTTCCATGTACCAACAGCAGGTTATGCCATAAAACAGGACGCAAAAAACTAAATATTAAAATATATACAAACACATATTAGGACAACAGTTAAAAAACCGGTAGATTATAAACTGAAAGCAAAGTATATTGTGTTTCATATATTTTTTTTACTATAAAAACATCTGAGCTCTGGTAGTAGAAACAAATATAGAAACAAAGTGATTCAGATTAAGGAAGGTACATTCTTCAGATTATGTATCACTTCCTCATCCTTGGGGTGGCAAACAGAAATAACTAATTAACTATGCTAGAAAATTAATTCGTAATAAGGTAAGGCATTAGTCTAAAATAATTAAATAACAATGTGAGATCTCAATATTTCACTGCATGCTGAAACACAAGGCAGAAAATCATCCTTGATGGTCATACACTTCTGTTATGCATCATAGTGCTTGTTCACTATTTCAGTGCAATGAAAAACAGTGGTGTAATATACAGAATAAGGATATGTTCAAACCAAACTGTAAACAGCTTCTGGTATGCATCAGAGTGATTGTTCACTAGTACAGTGTAGTGTGAAAAACAGTGGTGTAATATACAGAATAAGTACATGTTTGAACCAGACTGCTGAACATATAAATAGTTTGATGCTGTGATGCATGTAGAAGGGATTGATGAATCAACATAGAAGATTAGGAAAAGGTATCTAACCTTCCAAGCCTGGGGAATTATTTTGTCGATGATAACCACATGCTTATCCCATCCACTGGCAACAGCCACTAAAAGTTCCCTGGACAacctatacttgaaaaacatctaATCAGAAATGTAAGAGCAGCAGGACTAAATATTAAACAgaaaattaaattctatcatatatCAGAACAGTGTGTCAATACCTAATGCCTTTAGTGGAATGGGGCAAGAAGGAAGGTATACCGTAATACATAGTTGTTGTAAACAAGTTTTGGAGGAGCTGAAAGTACATCTGCTTCTGAATATGGAAGGGAAACATGTCAAATTCTTTGCAGAAGAATAATCAAACATTGTTGGAACATATTTACACAAAAAGATGTGTGCGTTACTCAGTTGATTTCACAACAGACTTAAGATGTTGAATTTTTCAGGCTCAACTCATTATACCACTATTCTTAAAAGTGACAATTGACGACCTAGCCTGACTAGGTGGTACCTAGGCATTGGCCACTATACCTAATTAAGCGTTGAACTTGTGCGCTTTGAAAAGCTTCTGGATATATAGAGTTCCATCTTAAAATCCTGGGAGAGAAAAATGGAGATATGTCCAAATTTACAAACAGCAATTTATGATTTCAGCTGTAACCGCGTTAACATATAGGAGTACTTCGTAGAATAATACTTTCTCcattcttttttttatttctcgTGTTTTACTTCAAAAATGATCTAGCCGTCGACAAATATTCGATAATGGAGGTAGTACAATCTTGAACCAGAAGTTGCGTGGAATGTTACCGTTGGCTGAATCCTTATCGTTCTGACTGGCCAGCTTCTCAGCCTCCTGCTCCGTTCCAACCTCGAGCGGTCCCCCGCCAAAGCTCATATGGTTGTAATTCAATAGGCATGCCTTGTTGAAAACAAACCCGGGTTCTGAGCAAGCGTGTTGAAACCGAAATAAGAGGACAAACAGCAAGTAAAATGTATCCGTGGAACGCCAGGAACCCATGAGTTTTCACTGATGCAAGGAGGTATTCAACCAAGCAAATCGACGAGCTGATCCTTGAAACAAATGCACGAAGAAGAGGCGCTGGGGGGAAGAATCCTGACCTCGCCTTGCGCTGATCCTGCGATCGAAGAGCCGGACAACATCGGTTCCCTCCAGACACGCGGCGTAGGAAATCATCCTGCGACACGAGACGCGGAAGCAGCGGTTTCACCTCCAGCAGCAAAGAACCACAGCCGAAGCCCAACTCCAACGCAGCACAGAAGAAGATAAACCGAAGTACGTAGGAGCTGAAGCTGGGGAAACGCCGGGACTCACAGCGCGAGTTcccgtgcggcgcgggggctgcagAAGCGGCCGGAGCGGTCGACCTTGGCGTGCGCGGGGTTGTGCGTGCCGGAGTCCTCCGGCGGTGGCGGGCTGGAGACCACCAGCGGCGCGCGGGAGGAGGCGACGgcgcggggcgggggcggcgccgcGAGCACCCGGGCGCGCCGCGAGGCCAGGCCCGCGAGGGGAAGGCTGGGTCTAGCCCCCGCGGAGGGAGACGAGGACGGGGAGAAGGCGCGGGCGGATGGTGCCGCTTCCATTTCGTCCGGCGCGTGCCCGCCGCCAATCCGAAGTGATTGAGCTTGAGCTCGAAATGGAGAGGACAAGGAACGAGATGTGGGGAGGTGTTAACGAGGGGATAAGGTGCTGTTGGGTCGCTTTGCTTGCGGGAACACAGTTCGGCCGAGATCCGCCATCTTGCCTCTTGCGCCGTCATTCGTCATCGGCTACCACGGACCGGACGGCTTCTTGCCTTGGGCCGAAAATAAAGGAACTGCAGGCGTTGGCTAACTGACCAGTGACCGGAGTATaaccgacggcgacggcgacggcgagtcACTCTCCGGATTGGCGGACTTTTCTGTCCCCGGCCCTGCCCCAAAACTGGCTGGCGTGCTGCGTGCATTGGTGCATCGCTAGCAGGGCCATCGCCCATCGGCGCTGGGAGTCTGGAGCGAGACCAGATGACGTCGACGGGGAAGAAGGCCGGGCAGAACGATCGACGATGGACACGCACCAATGCACGGAACAGAGATGCTGGAGGCCGGTGGTCAGTCTTCGGTGCATCACTTGTGCACTTCCGCTCGCCGGCGTGCGTCCGTCGACGCCTTTGCCGGATCCGGCCGGCCGTCACGGTCATGCATGCACCATGGCCGAGCGTCTAATCTAGTAGAGCAGTAAATTGTTTTAGCATAGGTTTCATTTGGAGGAGATCAAATAACTAGAATAGCAAAATCACGCAAAATGCTCCGGTTTATCTATAGTATTTATGCCAATTTATAGAAATGAAGGTGGTTCCAAACATACTAGTTTATGAtttagtttatataaattagatttTCAGTTTCTTAAAAAACAAGAAGCTGGTCTCTCTTAGCTAAAAGATAATGGATCTATTTAAAAACATCTAGTTTTTAAGAAATTGGTTTATAAAAATTGAGTTGGTTCCAAACATACCAATTTATACCTCAGTTTATAGAAATTAGATTctcagtttcttaaaaaccaGAAATTCGGTTCTTCCTAGCTAAAAAATAAAAATTGATTTCTTAAAAGCTCGGCAAATGTTGACACTTATCCTTACTTAAGAATCCAAACTATAATTTTTACCTTCTGTACAAGCTTATGATATTATGTATGAGTATTTATGATATTATGTATGAGTATGTAGCAGAGGTTTCATGTCTATGATAGCTGATGATGTAATTCTTATTTTACTTGGTTTAAGGGTCAATTTAGGTTAGCTTCTTGGAAAAGCTCTGAAGAATTATGTACGCTGTTGGGGTGAAGGCGAACGCGCTACCCTTCACTCGAAGTCTTCGTCGCCTCCTTTCATCGACGATGTCTACATCCACAGCACGCCCGAACAAGCCGCGAGCGCCGCCTAAATGAGGACCGGCTCGGCCCCCCTTCGCTCTCTCCGTTGCAAGCCGAAGGCTCCGTCGAAGTCTACGGGGCCCACGTCCTCACCGCGTCGAGAGGCCCAAGTAGGATTAGGCCCGCTACGACAGGCCCCGCGCGGGTAAACTTGTTACGTGCCACGTCTGTAATAgctttttctgtaatgacagactGTAATTCCTcttgtgggaatattctggggatagacCGGGTACTCGAGGACATAAACGTCTTTGACAAAGGACGGGTGGCCACTCGAGTGCCTATAAATactcccgtacagtgcccttgcgtggccagattaacagagcttttgccatctcacGTTAAACTTTGCTCGGTCTCTTTCCACTTCCCCGTTGGATCTACTTGCCTAGGAGAGCAGGTtctaacatttggcgcccaccgttcgtgctacgaaaaacaacccgcgatggcccccaagcgagctagttcgaaggcagacccatccatcgacgaagcagcgaaggcagcgctgctggctgagaaaaaaggcaaggccctcgcgAACAACACCCccccaaaaagccttcgaagatgaAGCTGTCAGCAAAAGACAGCGCCAAGACCACCCCACTCTAGAAGGCACCCtgtgcacctgcagctccggaggcgtACCGCAAGCACCACCACCAGGCTTCGCTCCAACAGAGGGTGAAGACGCAATAGAGGACGACGAGGTCATCGGCATATCAGCTGAAGACCAGCTACAGTTGTGGGCCCTACGTATCAAGAACCACAACCTACAAAAGCAGAAAGACACCCTCGAGGCCAAGTGCCAACGTGTCACCGTCCAGGCCaaagtgcgccagatgatacgagatGAGGAACAGAGAGCTCGGGAGCTCGAGCAAGAAATCgcgctcatgcagagcgaaggccagCATAGTCTGCAGCACGGACCGCCCCTACAGCAGCGCGTCCCAGCCAGAGACCTATTTATACCATAGCGTGGGCCCTTCATACTGCATGCCACAGctttccaagggatcaactacctcgatgagcgtaGCCCCCTGGCACCGCAGCTCCAAGCATcaccttggcccgccaacttcagggcaggcacCTACCCCAAGTATAAcgacagcactgacccagcacaatacatcatgagctaccaagtcaTCGTCGCATCGTCTAGAGGGGACAACGTCACGATGGCCAAATCTTTCATCATCGCGCTCGAAGGCCCGGCCCTGACCTGGTACACCAGATTACCAccactgtccatcgactcctggaaaggactccgggacaagttcctactCAACTTTCAAGGGTACCGACCCGATACTGACGTCTTGGCCGagctgtcactctgcaagcagcaagagaaggaaactCTTCGGGAGTATTACAGAAAGTTCCTGACCCTCAAGTCTCAACTACCATCGGTCGATGACCACATCGCAATCcattacgccatcagtggccttcgggatgGTGTCCTGTACaatcactgcatcagggacccacccgaaAATCTCCAAGAGCTATACCAGCTATTCGAGAAGTATGATAGGTCCGAAGAGTTACATCAATGAAAGGTCGAATCTCAGAGGAAGCCTAAGGACCCTTCGCAATCCAGCAGAACCTAGACCaggccttcgcagccagactccggtcgggacagccGAAGCCAACAAtaggtgcacaacatagccaatcaGCACCCAGCCGGAGAAACCGTCCGACGTCAAGAATCCCCCCCAAGGCCACGGCAATGGCACCAGAGGGAGAGGCCGGGGACGGACGCAGCAGCCACGCAGATTCTTTCATGGCGAGga is a genomic window of Zea mays cultivar B73 chromosome 5, Zm-B73-REFERENCE-NAM-5.0, whole genome shotgun sequence containing:
- the LOC100279806 gene encoding uncharacterized protein LOC100279806 — protein: MEAAPSARAFSPSSSPSAGARPSLPLAGLASRRARVLAAPPPPRAVASSRAPLVVSSPPPPEDSGTHNPAHAKVDRSGRFCSPRAARELALMISYAACLEGTDVVRLFDRRISARREPGFVFNKACLLNYNHMSFGGGPLEVGTEQEAEKLASQNDKDSANEADVLSAPPKLVYNNYVLRLSRELLVAVASGWDKHVVIIDKIIPQAWKDEPVARILELCILHIAMAEMASKGTPHKVVINEAVDLAKRFCDGGAPRVINGCLRTFVKDHVDVAGTSQEAKSKS